AAACAACGGAGCAGTGAAACAGTCTCAGTGTTTGTCAGCTGAATATTGCTATATTTGCCCAGACATGATTCAGGCACGATGACCTCCGTTATTAACCGTCACCTGCCGTCTGTATCGTTTTCCAGATTGTCCGGATTTTCCTTGAAATCCCACGTTACCGGTATCGTTTGGCGCTGTCAGTTACCAGCCGTTTCAACCGTTAATCAAGCAAGGGGTCGCGGGTTCAAATCTCTCCGACCCGACTGAAATCCGCTGGAATTACAATGTTCCAGTGGTTTTGTTTTCCAGCGAAATCCGTTACAGTAACGATTAGTAACGATTTCATACATAGCCCCTTTCCTGCGTTACTAGGAGCGAATCAGTCTCAGCGGACAATTCCGATTTCCGCATATGGCATACGGTGCCTGCGGTCTTATCCAGACGCTCAAACCACAACTTCGCATACATGTCAAGCATGATCATGGCACTTGCACGATTAAGCTGATATTCCAACATCTTTACGTCGGCACCGTTTGTGATGGCTGGGCTGTTCTCAATATGAGAATTCTCGCCAGTTCTTTGATTCAGGACGGGCGTTCACGCAAATTGGAGATAGACGGATTCGTGACTAGGAGATGACGGGGTGTTTCGAATACAGCTGTTGGACACGGCCGAGATACAGTCAGTATGACGAGTGCACAGCTAGGTTGAACAGGAGAAGGAATTCCATGCTTTGGACCAAACGCATCCGCAAGGCTACGACGCCATTACCTTCATCACAACGGTTTATCGACTGCTGTCTCAAACTCTCTGTGCTAGTGCTCCATAAATAACGGTAGACTACTCATAGTCAGCATGCGATGTCAGGCATTAGGCTGTGAATGGACTGCGTAGACGATACAACGGCACAATGTCGGCCGGTTCAAGGACATCGTCGCCGTGAGGAATCGCGGTTTTGGGCCGGCGATAGCTCCAAACGCATCTGACAACTCACTGGGCTTATCACGTTGATGACTGTCATCGGATCATAGGCAGAACGAGGAAGACTCCGACTTGTTTACAACGCAAACCTAGTAGAATACCCCTAGAAGAGGTATGGAAACTTACAATCAAGAATGCAAACAGAATTAAAAGAAGCAATACAGAGAAAAGAACGTTTCTCTGCCAGATGTAAATCTTATTCCAGTGGATAGCAGAATGGTTCAGCGGAAAATAATTTTTCAATATTCTGTAGAATTTGAAAATTTCGTACGTTTGATTTATCTTTTTAGTGTTTTCAAATTTCTTAATGGTAGTTCTAGAAGAAAGATTAAAACTATGGCGTGTCGATTAATAATATTGGGAAATGGTTTTGATATTGCACATGGATTTCAGACAGGATATCAAGATTTTCGAACATGGTGGATGAACCACGAACCGGAATCATTTGAATCCTTTAAATCGGCAATCGAGGATGCTCAGGAAGAAGTCGGTAAGCATGTTAATTCAGATATTCCTGGATATAATCCTGAAGAGGGCAATCCTGAACTTGAACCATTGGGTTGCAAGAAATTTTGGAATGACATTGAATCTTCTCTGACGATTATTCCTGAATATCGGATGTGGCTATCAGAAAAAATTGGAGGAGATGCCGATGATTTCATACTTTCACGTCATACGCAAGATATAGAAACAACACCTGAAACCAGTATTGAAGCTTATCCGGAGGACCGAAGCGATTACGCTGATCATTACGATGACCACATACCATGGAAAGACGCAATATCGGGTTTTTACAATGCGTTTGACGATTGGATCGAGGGAATTGACAAGACAATACAATCTCCAATGCAAGCAAGAGTAAACTTCAACAAACACTTCTCCGATACTGATAATTTTCTTACATTCAATTACACGCATACGCTCGAAAGGGTCTATGGCGTTCCGGCCAGTAGAGTACTCCACATTCACGGAGAAGCTAAAACTTCTATGCATGAAAGTTCGGTTATTTTGGGTCATGATATGCCAAACTTCACACGGTACGACGATCCAGAGGGTAGCAAGTTCGCTGATGAGATTATGGCCGATGTCACCAACGACACGTTCAAAGACACTCAAACTTTACTAAAGGAACATGAGTCATGGTTTGTTTCCACCTCCCAATATGACGAAATTGATATATATGGCCATTCTTTATCAGATGTAGATATGTACTATTTCAGTGAGATTGCGACGCACACAACGAATGCGCAATGGGTTGTATACGCTTTTCGACTGTCCAATAATGATTTCCTGAAGAAAAATCTCGAATCTCAATTATCCAGTATTCAAAAAAACCTCAGAAAAAGCATAAAATACCGTGACTGTGATGAATTCTAAAAGTCTTCTCGATGAATGAATCATGAGCTTTTAATCAGGGTACTATTTTTGTAATTTGCCCTATTGCCAAGAAACTATTAATAGCTCATATATCCAATCCACTATATGTGGCTAGAGCGATAATACAGCCTATGACTCCAATCAAAACACCTAATAAGCCAAAATCTAAAAAGCAATTAAAGGCTATAGCTTTAGCGAGTTGTGATGGTATGTCTAGGATTGAAACCAGATAGCTGCTAACCGATAAGGCTATGCCGATACCGCCAATTAAGCCAGTTGTTCTCTCAATTCTGGATAGTTTTTGACTCCCATTTCTTGCATGGGCTTTGGACTTCAGATAGTCAAGCATCTTCTTGCTGTAAATTCCGCTGGTAAGAAGTTCATGATTTGGAACCATATCAGGTTTGTCGAAAATATCATTCACGGCTTCATTAACGAGATGGACTCGCCAGCAATATTGTATTATGCACCAACCGCAGATACCAAGTATTCCGGCTATGAATCCGATAAGGCAGCTACATATTGGAACTCTGGGATTCGGAATATGCGACCAGTGGGGAAGAATTGATAGTAGAGCAGGAATGGCTAGAAAGCCAATGAGTATGGAAAACCCTAATGCAAATTCTGTAATGGCCAGTCCAGCGACAACCCACTTAAAGAACATCGCTGGTCCACGTTCAATAAGGGTATGCTTCGGCTCGCTGGAATCTTTGAAGGCATGCCAGGGCATCTTTTTTAACAAATATCTTTTGAACTGTAACCGAACCATTTGTAAAGAGAGTTCAATGCTCAGATCTTTCTGTTCCAATTCGGCAACAGTTCGCTGTGCTCCCGTAAGATTACCATTGTCGACAAGCTCATTAAGTGTGGTTAAGCGGGAGATTTTTGATTTTTCGTTATGTGAAGCATAAATGTTCCAAACAACCCCAGCTGTTGTTACAGAAATAGATATTAATGATAAGATATCTGACCAAGACATTACGGGAAATCTTTCTATGATTGAATTTATTGTTATTGAGAAATAATAGTACGGTAACTTTAACAATAACTGCTCTCGTCGTAAGCGGTTCAGTAGACTGCGTCAAGTGAACAGTCTTTCGCTTGTTTCGCGAGCGCTGACATCCATTATCCAAGTCAAATATTGGTGGTGAGTTTGTCACCTTCATTGCTGATGATGGTATGGGAATCCTCGAATCCTTTTGATGTACAAATCGTGTGTGCTGGCGTTTGTTGTTATTGTTCCTCGGTGATGGAACTTAATATCTGAGTTTGTAGACGTTTTTGGTTTGGCTAAAATGGTTTTGCATAGTGGTTTGAAAACGCCGTTTATTCGCTTGCGTCATTTTGTGAGTGGATTGGTTGCGGTTTTCATTTGGCATCATCTTTCTTGCCCGGCTCGCTTTGTACAAACGCGCGTAGTTTTTGCTTGGCCTTTCGATCATTGCCTTTAAGTAGCCATCATTCTTCACAAGCTGCGATAAGCACATGGGCGACACGATGATGTAATTGGCAAATGCAACGGCGGGGGGTGCGGACAATAAGTTGGACGTTTCGGCGTCCGGTTTGGAGTTCGCATTGTTCAGTTTGGATGAGCGTCGTTGGGCGGTTGATCTGTATTTCTCGCCGGGGATGACGATACGCAAGGTAATAGCCGAGTTAGGCTGGCCGTCCGAGGGCGGGCTGGGCAAGTGGGTGCGCGCCGATCCTCGTTATCGGGGTCCGGGAAGGTAGTCGTATATACGCTTGAGGCCAAGCTCGGGGCTGTCAGGATGGTGGCGGACGGCGCGATCCTGGAATCCGTGGCACGCGGGCTGGGTTGCACGGCGCCCAGCGTGCATGCGTGGAAACAGCGATACGACGACAGGAAGGGGGGGGGGTTGGGGCTGATGGACTGCAGGAACAAAGATCCGGAAGCGGCGGCAAGTCCCGAGACAGGCGGTGATGTGGCGGCGTTGCGCGGTGAGGTCGACCGGCTGGGGCTGGAGAACGTGGTCTTGAGGGAGAGACGATGCGGGTTTTAAAAGCTGACGACCCTAGCCTCGACCCGGAGGCGATGAGCAACCGGGAGAAGACGCGGGTCGTTGACGCGTTGCGATGCGGATACGCGCGGGCTCTGCTGCTCGTCATGGTGGGTCTGAAACGCAGAACGTACTATTACGAGCGCACCGCCCTGGCTGCCGGCGACAGATACACGGTCCTCAGAGAGCGGATACGCTTCATGTTCGAGTCTGGCGGCCGGATCTGGGGTCACTGGACCATCTGCCGCAGGCTGCGGGTGGGCGACGCCGAGCCTTTGGTCGTCTCGGAGAAGGTCGTGCTGCGGCTCATGCGCGAGAGGGGGCTCGTCCCCGCCTATGTCAAAACGCCGCAGGCGGTACAGCTCGTACGAAGGCGAGATCACCGAGGCGCCGAACCGCCTGTGGCTGACCGACGTGACCGAGTTCAGGCTCGACGGGTGCAAGGCGTACCTGTCGCCAGTCATCGACTGCTACGACGGCAAGGTCGTCTCTTGGACGCTCTCAAGGCATCCGGGCCAGACGATGATGGATTGGCTATAGTTTACTGGACAATATGATGAGGGACCCTTGAGATAAGGAGGCCGTGATGGCCGGCCCGCATCACCCGAGGCATTTCTCGGAGGAGTTCAAGAAGCAGATCGTCCGGTTGTACGAGGACGGCAAGCCCGCCAAGGAGATCCAGTCCGAGTACGACCTGTCGCACTCGGCCCTGCACCGCTGGGTGCAGGGCATGCGGAACAGCGGTTCCACGAAGGCCGCCGACAACCGCACCCCGGAGCAGAATGAGCTCATCGAGCTGCGCAAGCAGAACACGAGGCTGAGGATGGAGGTGGACGTTTCAGAACAGGCGGCGCCGGTATTCGCACGAAAGTAGCCGTGATACGCTCCAACGCCGGCCGCTGCCCGGTACCGGCGCAATGCAGGATACTCGGCGTGCCCAAGTCGACCTACTACTGGATGCTGGAGCATCCCGAGACGAACCGCGTCGACCCGCTGGTCGCCGACGTGGAACGTGTGTGGCGCGACAGCGGCAAACGCTACGGGTCGCGCAAGGTCAAGGCCGCCCTGCTCAACATCCTCGAGCGCGAGTTCGACGGCTACGCGCCCCACACTCATATCGACCTGGCCGACCGCTCGATAGCCGGCCACGCCGTCGGGCCGGTGCGCGACGCCGCCTTCGTGCTGAGCGCGTTCGCGACCCTGCGGTCCCCGCTCGACGAGATCGAGGTGTTCCACACCGACCGCGGCAGCCAGTCCGGCCAACGGGAAGATCGACGAGATGCTCGACGTGTTCGGCATCCGCCGCTCCCTCTCGGCCAAGGGCACGCCCTACGACAACGCCGTGGTGGAATCTACTAACCGCCTCATCAAGAAGGAGCTGATCCACCGCAACACTACACTGACGGCGAACAGCTGCCCGCGACACCGACCAGTACGTCTGGTGGTACAACAACCAGAGACTGCACTCGACCCTCGGCCACCCTGGCCCGGCCGAATTTACCAGACAAGGAAAATCCCTCACAAAACCGTCCAACTAACTGTTGAAATCCACTCTCGAACATCCGCGAAGCCAGACGGGACAAACCCTCACAGCTTAGAACGAACACGCTTTCTGGCAAATAACCCTATAAATGTTTCAGTACTCATATAACGATTTACTGTGTTTCTTGATGAATCTTTTCTCCCATACTTTCTGTCCGTACTGAAAAGTTACGATGCCGAATAGCGCGCTGAAAATTGTCTTAGCAGATTCATTGTCAACGATGAGCTCTTTGAGAACTTGATTTATAGCGGGGTTCTTTATTGCTATGAGCCCAATCGTTAATACCGTGAAGCATATTCCCGCTATCTGATAGGGCATCGTCTCGCCCAACCAAGACAAGCGGTTCGCGCGGATTCCATTGCTGAGTTTGTCATTCCCATCTGTGGCAAGCGAGTCTTTACGCATGAGGAACATCACCCATATGCTCAATACCAAGGCACTGGCCGTGAAAATGAACATCCAACTGATAGGACCGTATTTGTCAAACACCAACTGAACTGAGATGCCTAGAAGCATGCAATAAATAACGCCTGTAAAAGCTGAACAATGTTGAACTTTTGACAATCCGTATAACTGCTTGGAGAGAGACAACCCCATGAGTATCCAGGCAGCATAGCAACCAACCAACAGCGAAAACCCTATTGAACCAAGATTCTTCTTGTCATTGAAGAGATATTGATAAAGAACGGCTGTCAATATAAGCATTACGGTAACGATGATTGTAGGGATTTTTGGAATCAATGACAGTGTCGCGTCGTTTTCTGAAACTCCTTTGAGCCTAATCCATACGTTGCCCACGCATGATGCGAGTCTATGTACGAGGTAAATAAACAATAGTGCGATACACAGGAGAAGCAGCCATTCGATATACGCAATATATCGGAAGTTGATACCTGTTTCAATCAACGAAGAAGGATTCTCATAAATGCTGATAGTTAACGCACCCAAGAAAGTCTCTATTAAGAATAAGAACGGAACGGTATTAAGTTCTCGGACAGAATATTCAATTGGTGATTCGAGATTTTCCTTTTCACGAATGTAGTTCCGAACCCAAACGCCAGCAAGCCAGCAAAACGCACAACTGACGAGACCCATCCAACCTTGCCAGCCAAAGCCTTGGCCTTTAAGTAGTTTTACCAGCCAAAAAAGCATTATATAAAACGGAAGGATACCTGCCCCAAAAATTGCTGAAGAGCAGGGATTGTGAGAAGAATTGTATATTCTGATTCCCCAAAATCGAAGAAACATGCTAAGTGCCAAGCACAGTCCAATTGCAGATAAAATGAAAGCCAGAACCGCGCCAAGAGTGGGGAAAAATACAGAACAACGAGACACAGCGGCCCAGTTCAGCCAATGAAGTGCCAGTATATACATGCACGAAGTGATGATAATATATAAATTCTGATATTTTCCGTTCATTGCTTTCTCTTCTCTCGATTGGTATTACAAGCTATGCAAAGGAATCCGTTACATGTTATTTCGAGACAAGGTTTCATAAAAGCATAGGAAAATATAACGCTAAACTAAAATTAAATCAAGAGGAAATGTTCCCAATCTATTCTCACCATTCATAATTATATCTGATCAAAAGCGGGGTATGCAGCATTTATACACTATGTGAACATTTCTCATAAGTCGTAAATTCTGTTGTATTTTGTATTGGAGCGATTATTGAATTTCTGATTTACTTTTGTGCTTCAATGACCATGTCTCATGGCTATTCGATACCTCTTTACAGTTATATAAAACTACCTCAATAGTCAATCTTGCATAGTTAGTTAAAAACGCACTGGCAATAATTTAAATCCCAATGAAGTTGGTGACATGTGTTTTAGTTCCTTTCCCAGACACGATGACCTCCGTCATTTACAGTCACCATACGTCCGTATCGTTTTCCAGATTGTCTAGATTTTCCTTTGAATTCCAAGATTACCAGCATTTGCTAGCGTTATCCGTCACTAACCGTTTCAACCGTCAATCCTGCAACGGGTCGCGGGCTCAAATCCCGCCGACCCGACGAGAAATCGCTGGAATTTCAACCTTTTGAAGATATCGGAATTCTGGCAATTTTCATGTCCGGTCAAAATTAGTCAACGTCGTCACGGTTATTCCCCATCGGTCAGTATAAAGTCAACCCCAAAAGTCAGCCCGCAAGAATCTCGTTACGCGCCCTACCAATAGCATCAGTCACATCATTCAGGCGCTCCGGCCACAACTTTGCGTTTGTATAAGCTGATTGTGACTCTTACAAGCTTGAGGTGGCGCTGCAGAATCTTCTGTCGACGCTGTAAATACGAAGCCAAGCTGTTTCATGTCTGTCACAAGACATGAATACGTATATCTCACCATTCATACAAAAAAGTTTGAAGACCGAATACCAGATTTGATTGTTTAGGATATTAATCCATAGATCGCCATCGTGCTCCGTTTTCATATTCATCTTTCGAGCTTTATTAAGGTGTAAGTGCTGATATAAAGGATGAATGCGAATAGATAAAATCATCATAAAAGCTGAACTTATACATTGGATTGGTTTGTTGTTTGGTGCTCTCTTTTACGACATCTGTACTACGTGTGCCATGTAAAAAATGAAAAAACTAACCGGCAATCGACCATGCTCGACATTCTTTCGGAGAAGATAGACTGCCAGTCAACTATGATTCGTGAGTCAGTCGATAAGCTGAACAAGACCCTCAAGCTCTCCAATCCGACCATCAAGCTCATCGACGTTGCCATGCAGGACTGCAATCTCGTCAGATATGAGCATTAGACCGTTGGCGATTGAATGTATGCTCTCGACGGTGTCAGTCGACCTTGAGACAGCTTCGAAGTGCATCCTCGCGCGCATGAGATTATCCATATCTTCACCTTCTTTTCTCGTAATGGTGAGAATACTCGCAGTACCGCATAGGCGGAATCTTACAACTTAGAGAATTGCGAATAACTCAGGAAGGAACGTCAGGAATGAGATGATTCAGATTGAGGCAAAGGAAGTATATGGACGCTATCCCGATATTGTTCAAGCAAGACTGTCTTAGCTTTCAGAGTCAGGGGTACTGGTTTCCGCCCTGTGCTTCGATGTCGGAGAGTATTTCTTCCATTACTTTCTTCGTACGTTTCCAATATCCGATATAGCTTATCCAAACGATGTCCTTTCCAAACGGGGAAAGATGGTCACCGTGCCCCCAACGACTGAACCGTACCCCTACTTTGTCGACTCGTATAGGGTTATGCGATTTGCTGTAAGGCTTCGTTTCAAATGGGATGAGTTCAAAGAGAGGTAGGCAGGTGAACCTTATTTTGTCGGACTCGTCCTGTGGTGTATGCACAATCCACACGCAGGCATGGAGATCGCATCCGTGAAGGTAATATCGATGCTTTCACCGGCGCCAAGTTGAGAGGGTATGCACGATGCAACTTTTCCTTCGATATGCGCATCTTTCTCCCAGAAGTCAAGAATGTTGGTGGCCGAAGTACCAGAATTGGTAATCCGAACGACCAACGTGCTGCCTTGATGGCAGGATTCGAGCACGCGAAGGTTGAGAGCTGAGCCTTTCCGTCTTCGTCCTTGTGCACGGTATTCAACAACAGCGAAGAAGATGCTGATTCCGCCGAGTATCTGTGCGATATCCACAACATATTTCCAAATAAGATTCCACATAAACCTACCCTTTGAAAAATAAGAACGACGCATCCGTTACCAGTGGGGCAGATAAATAGAAAAATTATCCAATGTATGCAATTGATTATACAGAATCAAACGGCTAGCCCGTTGTATTCAAGACGAAACGATCAACATGGCTTAGTATAAAACATGGTCTAACGGCGTCGTTTTCTTGTCCATCCTCGCCGTATTAGCCTTTCTGGCGAAATTTGCGGCCACATCAGCTACTGCCGTCGGCTGGTTACAAACTGGTCTCGTAGTGCTCATCATTTCCATGCCGACACCTACCTCGGTGGATGTTTAAATTGGCGTCCAGCTTTTTGTTATTTCCGGACTAATTCATCACCACCAAACAGCTTTTAATCATTTCGTTTCGAAAATCTTAGAGACAAACCAACTAATTATGACCATAATCGTGCATTTTACATGTGATTCGTCATTACGAGCTTTGAATGCCTGACCCGTCATGATTGAGATATATTGAGCTTTTTACGTTTTCAAAGGCTTGCCGTATGCAGATAGCGATCGCATCGAGTGTTTAACTACGTTTATTAGAATCCTCTAGTTAATTTTTGTATTATTATAATATTTGTTTAAGTTTTGTCTGAGTAAGAGTGAAAATCATGATTGTTGCCGTGTTGCCTGCTTTAATCACCGGGATATGCGCGTTGCTCGGAGCAATAGCTGGTCCTCTTTTTTCAATTGGATATAATCGAAGAGTCAAATCATTAATCAAACTCAGAAAACAGCTCGATGACGGTGACAGTTTAGAAGAAAAGAAATTGTTAACTAAGCAAATCGATTTTGAGTTAGCTAAACATGATAATACGTTCGGTGTCGGGCATCTTAAAAGTTCAATGTGTTTGCTGCTTTGCATAGTTCTTATCCTTTTAGGTACGGCTTACTATTCCATTACTCAAATTTTGCGATTTATTGATAACTTAGTTCCTGGCAACTTTTCAGCTTATTTGATTTCATCGAAGAATTTAAGTAATGCATGTAAAACAAGTTTTCCCGACAAGTGCAATTCAATGGAGCGAAATTATGTTTATTCCCAGATAGCTCCATGGCTTAAACATCAAATGCTTAACTCCGGGACGGTTTGGTTCTACTCCTTATCAGCAGTTTTCTTATTAATCTCAGCAGCATACTTCATAATGCGCTTAATTTCGCTACCGGGAATCGTAAAAAGATATGAATCATTACAGGGGGCCAGCCAGTCGGACCCAAAATTAGCTGACGAGTCTCACGTTTCTGAAAATCCAGAATTCATTAAAAGCAATGTAAAAGCTATTCTAATGGTATGTGTTACAGCTTTATCTGCCGGTATACCTGGATGGGTGCTTGTTTACGCACTTTGGTTTTTAGGGTGCAAAGGAAAGCATTGGACAGAGGCGTTTCAGATGATTTCGACAACATTGCTTTTTGCCGCAGCAGGAGCTTCCTTTATTATTACAATGTTTTACACAGAAAGGCTCGGGAAAAGGTACAGAGATATGTCACTCGAACAATTAGCTACGGTTGCTGTGGGATGGCTCGGTCTGCTTGCCAATGTTATCGGTCTTTTGACAGTTGCGGGGAAAATCACGGCATGGGCTTTTGTCATTGTTTCGGTTGTATGTGTAATCATTTGCTGTATTTATTTATTTGTTCAAAAAGAAGAAAAAAGAACTTGAAGTCAGAAACATGTTGACATTAATTTCGTAAAATAATCAGGTAGGGGGTGCGGACGTTTTTTGGACTGGTCGCATAGCCAGTCCAAGAAAACGTCCGCACCCCCTTATCTACAGGAGCACGATCGGCATCATAAGTAAAGCAGAATAAAATTCTTCGCAGGCCATCGTGAAATCGGCAAGACACGCTTGGTAACATTGTTATCCTTTCGCGGTATGATAACAATGTTATCTTCCTTGAAAGGAACAATATGGCGCGTTCAAGTACTGATTCAGAGCAGCGCTTATTGATGGAAACTGTCAAGGCAATCGAAAAACACGGGTATCGGAATATTTCTTTACGTGACATTGCTTCAGCCGCAGGACTGACCACGGGCTCTCTTTACCGACATTTTTCAACGAAGGAAGATTTACTGGTCCGGGCGGGCTACTTGGTTTCGGAAAACCTTGCTAAACTCGTTCTCGCAGACGAAGAAGAACATCCGAACGCGTTCGACAAGCTTCTGCGTATCGGCATAAAGCTTCTTTCGCTGACGCAGTCAAATCCGAATCTAGTTGATTTCTTCTTCTATGGACCCTTGTACGCCAAAGCGGCGAAAGAAGGATATGAGGACAAGCCTCCGATGTTCCTTTCAAAATTGAACGAGATCGTTGCGCAGGCCTGCCGACAGTATCCGAA
This genomic stretch from Bifidobacterium sp. ESL0690 harbors:
- a CDS encoding bacteriophage abortive infection AbiH family protein, whose amino-acid sequence is MVQRKIIFQYSVEFENFVRLIYLFSVFKFLNGSSRRKIKTMACRLIILGNGFDIAHGFQTGYQDFRTWWMNHEPESFESFKSAIEDAQEEVGKHVNSDIPGYNPEEGNPELEPLGCKKFWNDIESSLTIIPEYRMWLSEKIGGDADDFILSRHTQDIETTPETSIEAYPEDRSDYADHYDDHIPWKDAISGFYNAFDDWIEGIDKTIQSPMQARVNFNKHFSDTDNFLTFNYTHTLERVYGVPASRVLHIHGEAKTSMHESSVILGHDMPNFTRYDDPEGSKFADEIMADVTNDTFKDTQTLLKEHESWFVSTSQYDEIDIYGHSLSDVDMYYFSEIATHTTNAQWVVYAFRLSNNDFLKKNLESQLSSIQKNLRKSIKYRDCDEF
- a CDS encoding TetR/AcrR family transcriptional regulator; protein product: MARSSTDSEQRLLMETVKAIEKHGYRNISLRDIASAAGLTTGSLYRHFSTKEDLLVRAGYLVSENLAKLVLADEEEHPNAFDKLLRIGIKLLSLTQSNPNLVDFFFYGPLYAKAAKEGYEDKPPMFLSKLNEIVAQACRQYPNAIDPNLLFTQVWSFIQGYSALVRHGIVAYDERSLRLTLQDFLGVSRH